In Hamadaea flava, a genomic segment contains:
- a CDS encoding DUF4153 domain-containing protein: MSETPEQPLPPEEPTPSTPDAAEASTAEPPAAEPPTPPAKRARPAKKAAADADPSAAAPAAKKATPAKKAAPAKKATPAKAAPAKKATPAKKAALAKAVAAAAEPVETAEAAATAESATTAETAAVTAEATAQPVVPAQPAAQQPAPQQPVAQQPAAPQPVQQPGAQQPGAQQPVFAVPPQAPPGFPQQVPTGYPQQGPPYPPVPPAGYWTNPPGYAPRTPPPGFTQTRWPGPRHPAPALALLGILLGGLGFALALPLSKPGIGWPIAGLAAALGVGYAAWRSDAEVSRNDRIMRLVWGLAALALLTMSAIRASGLLTFYFVIGALACASLAAAGGKSVRAMLFGVVAAPIAGFRSIPWVAQSLAGMAARRAERRRAAGQEGDAAAASARSRRNANVMLSAVITLVLLLIFGALFASADAVFAHYLEAFFSRIGNVIPDWDAGNLILRIFLLCVGLLLAAGGVFLASNPPDLRGMESPGRPLFGRDLLALPLAALALLFVGFVAVQFTALFGGNTYILEHAQVTYAKYAVGGFRQLVVVSLLTLVIVAAAARWGHKEQRRERLTLRVLLGTLCVLSIVIVVSALTRLQLYVDTYGLTRERFAVAMLELFLGISFLLVLLAGWKMKAPWLSRAVLGIWVVMLLGAAALNPEHYIAQHNIERYQAGEKIDLWYLGALSADAVPALVNLPESARNCVLGDIDRDLREDKDDWYEWNWSREQARHLLAERYPAGFGPCQGRRGYDYQR; this comes from the coding sequence ATGTCTGAGACGCCTGAACAGCCCCTACCGCCCGAGGAACCGACACCGTCCACTCCGGACGCCGCCGAAGCCTCGACGGCCGAGCCCCCAGCGGCCGAACCGCCTACACCACCGGCGAAGCGTGCCCGGCCGGCGAAGAAGGCGGCCGCGGACGCCGACCCGTCGGCAGCTGCTCCGGCGGCGAAGAAGGCGACACCGGCGAAAAAGGCCGCACCCGCCAAGAAGGCCACGCCCGCCAAGGCCGCTCCGGCGAAGAAGGCGACCCCGGCGAAAAAGGCCGCACTGGCCAAGGCCGTGGCAGCAGCGGCCGAGCCGGTTGAAACCGCTGAGGCTGCGGCGACCGCTGAGTCCGCGACGACTGCCGAAACTGCGGCGGTGACCGCCGAGGCGACGGCGCAGCCGGTGGTTCCCGCGCAGCCCGCCGCACAGCAACCCGCACCGCAACAACCGGTCGCGCAGCAGCCGGCCGCTCCGCAACCGGTGCAGCAGCCAGGCGCGCAACAGCCGGGCGCCCAGCAACCGGTGTTCGCCGTGCCGCCGCAGGCGCCTCCGGGGTTCCCCCAGCAGGTGCCGACGGGATACCCGCAGCAGGGGCCGCCTTACCCGCCGGTGCCGCCAGCCGGGTATTGGACCAACCCGCCCGGCTACGCCCCGCGTACGCCGCCGCCGGGTTTCACGCAGACCCGCTGGCCCGGACCGAGGCATCCGGCACCCGCCCTGGCGCTGTTGGGCATCCTGCTCGGCGGGCTGGGCTTCGCCCTGGCGTTGCCACTGAGCAAGCCGGGCATCGGCTGGCCGATCGCCGGTCTCGCCGCCGCCCTGGGCGTCGGGTACGCCGCCTGGCGCAGTGACGCCGAGGTCAGCCGCAACGACCGGATCATGCGTCTGGTCTGGGGGTTGGCCGCGCTCGCCTTGCTGACGATGAGCGCCATCCGGGCGTCCGGGCTGCTCACCTTCTACTTCGTCATCGGCGCGCTCGCGTGCGCGTCGTTGGCCGCGGCCGGGGGCAAGTCCGTCCGGGCCATGCTGTTCGGCGTCGTCGCCGCGCCCATCGCCGGGTTCCGCAGCATCCCGTGGGTAGCTCAGAGCCTCGCTGGGATGGCCGCGCGCCGGGCCGAGCGACGCCGGGCCGCCGGACAAGAAGGTGACGCCGCAGCGGCCTCCGCCCGATCCCGGCGGAACGCCAACGTGATGCTGTCGGCGGTCATCACCCTGGTGCTGCTGCTCATCTTCGGGGCGCTGTTCGCTTCGGCCGACGCGGTCTTCGCGCACTACCTCGAGGCGTTCTTCAGCCGGATCGGCAACGTCATTCCAGACTGGGACGCGGGGAACCTGATCCTGCGCATCTTCCTGCTGTGCGTCGGACTGCTGCTCGCGGCAGGCGGGGTGTTCCTCGCGAGCAACCCGCCGGACCTGCGGGGCATGGAGAGCCCGGGCCGTCCGCTGTTCGGCCGCGACCTGCTCGCGCTGCCGCTGGCCGCGCTGGCCCTGCTCTTCGTCGGCTTCGTCGCCGTCCAGTTCACCGCGTTGTTCGGCGGGAACACCTACATCCTGGAGCACGCGCAGGTCACCTACGCCAAGTACGCCGTCGGCGGGTTCCGGCAGCTGGTGGTGGTCTCGCTGCTGACCCTGGTGATCGTCGCGGCCGCCGCCCGGTGGGGGCACAAGGAGCAGCGCCGGGAGCGACTGACCCTGCGGGTCCTGCTGGGGACGTTGTGCGTACTGAGCATCGTCATCGTCGTCTCCGCGCTGACCCGGCTCCAGCTCTACGTCGACACGTACGGGCTGACCCGCGAACGCTTCGCCGTGGCGATGCTGGAACTGTTCCTCGGCATCAGCTTCCTGCTCGTGCTGCTGGCGGGCTGGAAGATGAAGGCGCCGTGGCTCTCCCGGGCCGTTCTCGGGATCTGGGTCGTCATGCTGCTCGGCGCGGCCGCGCTCAACCCCGAGCACTACATCGCGCAGCACAACATCGAGCGCTACCAGGCGGGTGAGAAGATCGACCTCTGGTACCTGGGCGCGCTGTCGGCCGACGCCGTGCCTGCCCTGGTCAACCTGCCGGAGAGCGCGCGGAACTGCGTACTCGGCGACATCGACCGGGACCTGCGGGAGGACAAGGACGACTGGTACGAGTGGAACTGGAGCCGGGAACAGGCCCGGCATCTGCTCGCCGAGCGCTACCCGGCCGGTTTCGGCCCGTGCCAGGGCCGCCGGGGGTACGACTACCAGCGCTGA
- a CDS encoding LytR/AlgR family response regulator transcription factor: MSSVDVPAFLRVLAVDDEPPALDELAYLLRADPRIARLHTAADATDALRILRDHEVDAVFLDIRMPGLDGLELARVLRRFARPPAVVFVTAYDDAAVDAFDLGVVDYVRKPIRADRLAESVRRVVARLVLPGAPPVPAGEDVSIPVELAGVTKMLPRSAVRWVEAQGDYARLHTAGGSHLVRVPLATLAEHWADAGFVRIHRSYLVQIRLIGELRLTNTGYVVVVDGAELPVSRRHTRELKDRLVRAAKQGWQRGTPS; this comes from the coding sequence ATGAGTTCTGTCGACGTTCCCGCTTTCTTGCGCGTACTGGCGGTCGACGACGAGCCGCCCGCCCTGGACGAGCTGGCCTATCTGCTGCGCGCCGACCCGCGCATCGCCCGCCTGCACACCGCCGCCGACGCCACCGACGCGTTGCGCATCCTGCGCGATCACGAGGTCGACGCGGTCTTCCTCGACATTCGGATGCCCGGCCTCGACGGGCTCGAACTCGCCCGGGTCCTGCGCCGGTTCGCCCGGCCGCCCGCCGTGGTGTTCGTGACCGCGTACGACGACGCGGCGGTGGACGCCTTCGACCTGGGCGTCGTGGACTACGTCCGCAAGCCCATCCGGGCCGACCGGCTCGCCGAGTCCGTCCGCCGGGTCGTCGCCCGGCTCGTCCTCCCGGGCGCGCCACCGGTCCCCGCCGGTGAGGACGTCTCGATCCCGGTCGAGCTGGCCGGGGTGACGAAGATGCTGCCGCGCTCGGCCGTCCGCTGGGTCGAGGCGCAAGGCGACTACGCCCGGCTGCACACCGCGGGCGGTTCCCACCTGGTACGCGTACCGCTGGCGACGTTGGCCGAGCATTGGGCCGACGCGGGCTTCGTCCGTATCCACCGTTCGTACCTGGTGCAGATCAGACTTATAGGTGAACTACGGCTGACCAACACGGGCTACGTGGTCGTCGTCGACGGCGCTGAGCTGCCCGTCAGTCGCCGCCACACCCGGGAGCTGAAAGATCGGCTCGTCCGGGCGGCCAAGCAAGGCTGGCAACGCGGGACACCCAGCTGA
- a CDS encoding sensor histidine kinase: MPTALAALALVLALALAVGAVVRLRRRPRIATAAQRATYQVLHAAGLAAEPLRAGLTPASATRAVRHLRPLIGSAGLGLYEDGTQLALDGLGGHHTDQLVAAASTGIRSGRTAVLTIEELPCERIDCPVRGAVIVPLTGDGVTARAALAAVTSDRPAPGLVQASLETGRWVSAQLALAELDRSRARLARAEVRALRAQISPHFIYNALTAIASFVRTDPDRARDLLEEFAEFTRYSFRAHGEFTTLAEELRSIDRYLTIERARFGDRLQVRLRIAPEVLPVTLPFLCLQPLVENAVRHGLSRKPGVGNLRIEAEDAGSECHITVEDDGVGMDPAVLARRPGGGDHLTEDDEADEAGETGEAGQHVGLANVDERLRSVFGDRFGLIVETALGAGTKVSLRIPKFHPGVSA, encoded by the coding sequence ATGCCCACCGCTCTCGCCGCGCTCGCGCTGGTCCTGGCGCTCGCGCTCGCGGTGGGCGCGGTGGTCCGGCTGCGTCGCCGTCCGCGTATCGCCACGGCGGCCCAGCGGGCCACCTACCAGGTGCTTCACGCGGCGGGCCTGGCCGCGGAGCCGCTGCGGGCCGGTCTCACTCCAGCTTCGGCGACCCGGGCGGTACGCCATCTCCGTCCCCTGATCGGGTCGGCCGGTCTCGGCCTCTACGAGGACGGTACGCAGCTCGCGTTGGACGGCCTCGGCGGCCACCACACGGATCAGCTCGTGGCGGCGGCGAGCACCGGGATCCGCTCCGGGCGTACCGCTGTGCTGACGATCGAGGAGCTGCCCTGCGAGCGGATCGACTGCCCGGTCCGCGGCGCGGTGATCGTGCCGTTGACCGGGGACGGCGTCACCGCTCGCGCGGCGCTGGCCGCGGTGACCTCGGATCGCCCGGCGCCCGGCCTGGTCCAGGCGTCCCTGGAGACCGGCCGCTGGGTGTCGGCCCAGTTGGCGCTGGCCGAGCTGGACCGGTCCCGCGCCCGGCTCGCCCGGGCCGAGGTACGCGCCCTCCGCGCCCAGATCAGCCCGCATTTCATCTACAACGCGCTGACCGCGATCGCCTCGTTCGTGCGTACCGACCCGGATCGGGCCCGGGACCTGCTGGAGGAGTTCGCCGAGTTCACCCGGTACTCGTTCCGGGCACACGGCGAGTTCACGACGCTGGCCGAGGAGCTGCGTTCGATCGACCGCTACCTGACCATCGAGCGCGCGCGGTTCGGCGACCGCCTCCAGGTACGCCTCCGGATCGCGCCCGAGGTGCTGCCGGTGACCCTGCCGTTCCTCTGCCTGCAACCGCTCGTCGAAAACGCCGTACGCCACGGGCTGTCCCGCAAACCCGGGGTCGGTAATCTGCGGATCGAGGCCGAGGACGCGGGCTCGGAATGCCACATCACGGTGGAGGACGACGGTGTCGGGATGGATCCGGCCGTCCTGGCGAGGCGGCCCGGAGGCGGTGACCACTTGACCGAGGACGACGAGGCCGACGAGGCCGGTGAGACGGGTGAGGCGGGCCAGCATGTCGGCCTGGCCAACGTGGACGAGCGGCTCCGGTCGGTGTTCGGCGACCGGTTCGGGCTGATCGTGGAGACCGCGCTGGGTGCCGGTACGAAGGTCAGCCTGCGCATCCCCAAGTTCCACCCGGGGGTGTCGGCATGA
- a CDS encoding sugar transferase: MNGARKKYNGVTRSVWMRTRPRLARWHRPYILILIVLDYAAAALGSYTAVTWWETRASTGLNVPFFAEIAYVALPLCWLILLWGNGAYDRRRLGIGADEFKRVVRAGVAVLATVSVAAFGFRVLLSRWSVLTAVLGALIYMLILRGLARRALHFVRRRIRHANHRTLLVGTLQETLYVYKIVTRSPAAGLQPVAIHLTDGVSAARRAQVPIPVYTNRNIIGLVHEVGADTIAICGSANSEPGKLRELAWELEGSGVDLVVAPQITDIAGPRVHIRPIEGLPLLHVEEPTLSGVSLLAKNAMDRICAILGVIALLPIFAIIGLAIKITDPGPIFFRQKRIGHEGRLFRVWKFRTMYTDAEERLATLVDLNESDGLLFKMKDDPRVTPIGRFLRASSLDELPQLINVILGEMSLVGPRPLPAGDDDFEGPARRRLLVRPGMTGLWQVSGRSDTTWEEAVRLDLYYVDNWSLAYDLAILWRTVGVVFARKGAY; the protein is encoded by the coding sequence GTGAACGGCGCGCGGAAGAAATACAACGGCGTCACTCGCTCGGTCTGGATGCGTACGCGTCCCCGGCTTGCCCGATGGCACCGGCCCTACATCCTGATCCTGATCGTCCTCGACTACGCCGCCGCCGCGCTGGGCAGCTACACCGCGGTCACCTGGTGGGAGACCCGGGCGAGCACCGGCCTCAACGTGCCGTTCTTCGCCGAGATCGCGTACGTGGCCCTGCCGCTCTGCTGGCTCATCCTGCTCTGGGGCAACGGGGCGTACGACCGCCGCCGGCTCGGCATCGGGGCGGACGAGTTCAAACGGGTCGTCCGAGCCGGGGTGGCCGTGCTGGCCACCGTCTCGGTCGCCGCCTTCGGTTTCCGCGTCCTGCTGTCCCGGTGGTCCGTGCTGACCGCCGTCCTCGGCGCCCTGATCTACATGCTCATCCTGCGCGGGCTCGCGCGCCGGGCGTTGCACTTCGTCCGGCGGCGGATCCGGCACGCCAACCACCGCACGCTGCTGGTCGGCACGCTGCAGGAGACGCTCTACGTCTACAAGATCGTCACCCGCAGCCCGGCCGCCGGGCTCCAGCCGGTGGCGATCCACCTCACCGACGGCGTGTCAGCGGCTCGGCGGGCCCAAGTCCCGATCCCGGTCTACACGAATCGCAACATCATCGGGCTGGTCCACGAGGTCGGCGCGGACACCATCGCCATCTGCGGCTCGGCCAACTCCGAGCCGGGCAAGCTGCGGGAGCTGGCCTGGGAGCTGGAGGGCTCCGGCGTCGACCTGGTCGTCGCGCCGCAGATCACCGACATCGCCGGTCCCCGGGTGCACATCCGGCCGATCGAGGGCCTGCCGCTGCTGCACGTCGAGGAGCCGACGCTGTCCGGCGTCTCGCTGCTGGCGAAGAACGCGATGGACCGGATCTGCGCCATCCTCGGCGTCATCGCCCTGCTGCCGATCTTCGCGATCATCGGGCTGGCCATCAAGATCACCGACCCGGGCCCGATCTTCTTCCGGCAGAAGCGGATCGGTCACGAGGGTCGCCTCTTCCGGGTCTGGAAGTTCCGGACCATGTACACCGACGCCGAGGAACGCCTGGCCACCCTGGTCGACCTCAACGAGAGCGACGGCCTGCTCTTCAAGATGAAGGACGACCCCCGGGTCACGCCGATCGGGCGCTTCCTGCGGGCCTCCTCGCTCGACGAGCTGCCACAGCTCATCAACGTCATCCTCGGGGAGATGTCCCTGGTCGGGCCACGTCCGCTGCCGGCCGGCGACGACGACTTCGAGGGACCGGCCCGCCGCCGCCTGCTCGTGCGCCCGGGCATGACCGGGCTCTGGCAGGTCTCCGGCCGCTCCGACACCACGTGGGAGGAGGCGGTGCGACTGGATCTGTACTACGTGGACAACTGGTCGCTCGCCTACGACCTGGCCATCCTGTGGCGGACGGTCGGCGTGGTCTTCGCGCGCAAGGGCGCGTACTAG
- a CDS encoding Fpg/Nei family DNA glycosylase, with product MPELPEVEALAAFLRERAVGHTVSRVEVSAISALKTFDPPVSAASGRTITDAGRRGKFLEIMLGEDLMLVTHLARAGWLHYRESFTSATPLKPGKSPIALRVRLDDGSGFDLTEAGTQKKLAVYLVKDPQSVPQIASLGPEPLGLTLDEFSALVRKQSGQIKGVLRNQQIIAGVGNAYSDEILHVAKLSPYALTGKLTDEQLKALYDAMLDTLTDAVNRSVGQKAATLKGEKKGGLRVHGRTGQPCPICGDTVREVSFADSSLQYCPTCQTGGKPLADRRLSKLLR from the coding sequence GTGCCAGAGCTGCCCGAAGTCGAAGCGCTCGCCGCCTTCCTGCGCGAGCGCGCGGTCGGCCATACCGTGAGCAGGGTCGAAGTCTCGGCCATCAGTGCTCTGAAGACGTTCGATCCACCGGTGAGCGCGGCGTCCGGCCGCACGATCACCGACGCCGGCCGGCGGGGCAAGTTCCTGGAGATCATGCTCGGCGAGGACCTGATGCTGGTGACGCACCTGGCCCGGGCGGGCTGGCTGCACTACCGGGAGAGCTTCACCTCGGCCACCCCGCTCAAGCCCGGCAAGAGCCCCATCGCGCTGCGCGTACGCCTCGACGACGGGTCCGGCTTCGACCTGACCGAGGCGGGCACGCAGAAGAAGCTGGCCGTCTACCTCGTCAAGGACCCCCAGTCCGTGCCGCAGATCGCGTCGCTGGGGCCGGAGCCGCTCGGGCTCACCCTGGACGAGTTCTCGGCGCTGGTCCGCAAACAGTCCGGGCAGATCAAGGGCGTCCTGCGGAACCAGCAGATCATCGCCGGGGTCGGCAACGCGTACTCGGACGAGATCCTGCACGTGGCGAAGCTGTCGCCGTACGCGCTCACCGGGAAGCTGACCGACGAACAGCTCAAGGCGCTCTACGACGCGATGCTCGACACGCTCACCGACGCGGTGAACCGGTCGGTCGGGCAGAAGGCGGCCACTTTGAAGGGCGAGAAGAAGGGCGGATTGCGGGTCCACGGCCGTACCGGGCAGCCCTGCCCGATCTGCGGAGACACCGTCCGGGAAGTCTCTTTCGCCGACTCCAGCCTGCAGTATTGCCCGACGTGTCAGACCGGCGGAAAGCCGCTCGCGGACCGCCGGTTGTCCAAACTCTTGAGGTGA
- a CDS encoding endonuclease/exonuclease/phosphatase family protein, translating to MALHAYIPNGVRNLGSLLETFLPWLGLPIPILAGLAVYRRSAPAGIAVLLPIVVWLALFGEIVLPAKGGGPHDLRVVSNNVLAGNEDPAATSRQLVAADPDVIGLQEIPSNAVAAYEAELASAYRYHVVRGTVGLWSRFPITEPSAVDLRLGWDRALRAVVHAPAGTIAVYVAHMPSVRVDVDQGFTADQRDDSAEALGEALSAERNPRVVLLADLNGSVYDRALAPITAQLDSAQAAAGSGFGFSWPAGFPLARIDHVLIRGVDVAHAWVLPADGSDHRPVAADLRLAKSTG from the coding sequence ATGGCCCTGCACGCGTACATCCCGAACGGGGTGCGCAACCTCGGCAGCCTCCTGGAGACCTTCCTGCCCTGGCTCGGGCTCCCGATTCCGATCCTGGCCGGGTTGGCGGTCTACCGGCGCTCGGCGCCCGCCGGCATCGCCGTGCTGCTCCCGATCGTGGTCTGGCTCGCCCTGTTCGGCGAGATCGTCCTCCCGGCCAAGGGCGGCGGCCCGCACGATCTGCGGGTGGTCAGCAACAACGTGCTGGCCGGCAACGAGGATCCGGCCGCCACCAGCCGGCAGCTCGTCGCGGCCGACCCCGACGTCATCGGGTTGCAGGAGATCCCCTCGAACGCGGTCGCCGCGTACGAGGCGGAGCTGGCCTCGGCGTACCGGTATCACGTGGTCCGGGGGACGGTCGGACTGTGGAGCCGCTTTCCGATCACCGAGCCGAGCGCGGTCGACCTGCGGCTCGGCTGGGATCGGGCGCTGCGGGCGGTCGTCCACGCGCCGGCTGGGACGATCGCGGTCTATGTGGCCCACATGCCGTCGGTCCGGGTCGACGTGGACCAGGGATTCACCGCCGACCAGCGGGACGACAGCGCGGAGGCGCTCGGCGAGGCGCTGTCGGCCGAGCGGAATCCCCGGGTCGTTCTGCTGGCCGACCTGAACGGCAGCGTCTACGACCGGGCGCTGGCCCCGATCACCGCCCAGCTGGACTCCGCCCAGGCGGCCGCGGGCAGCGGGTTCGGGTTCAGCTGGCCGGCCGGCTTCCCGCTGGCCCGGATCGACCACGTCCTCATCCGGGGCGTGGACGTCGCGCACGCGTGGGTGCTCCCCGCGGACGGCAGCGACCACCGCCCGGTCGCGGCTGACCTCCGCCTCGCGAAGTCCACCGGGTAG
- a CDS encoding glycosyltransferase family 4 protein, with amino-acid sequence MKVVVAHNRYRSDAPSGENIMVDLESAQLAAAGVEVVPFQRDSDDIPSLPAVQKAMLPLSPIWSPASTRALADLLRRERPDVLHLHNPYPLLSPGVVRTAHRHGVPVVQTVHNYRQVCAPGLYFRDGHVCTDCKGKAFALPAIQHRCYRGSAAQSAIMATTLAVHRGTWHSVDRYIALTESIAAHLRDYGIPPERIAIKPNAVEDPGPPAPVGEGVLFAGRLSPEKGLGILLDAWRRTEPGTLGTLRIAGDGELRPLAEAAAAERSDVDYLGPRDRAGVRELMRASALVTVPSTWFEPLSTVIIEALANGRPVLGTALGGSPYLIDSAGWVVAPTADALAGVLPLAVKEAGSLAQGARERYLANFHPDVVTSRLIDIYSSVAGSRRA; translated from the coding sequence GTGAAGGTCGTCGTCGCCCACAATCGCTACCGGTCGGACGCGCCGAGCGGCGAGAACATCATGGTCGACCTGGAGTCCGCGCAGCTGGCGGCGGCGGGCGTCGAGGTGGTCCCGTTCCAGCGTGACTCCGATGACATCCCGTCCCTGCCGGCCGTCCAGAAGGCAATGCTCCCGCTGTCGCCGATCTGGTCGCCGGCCTCCACCCGCGCGCTCGCCGATCTGCTGCGCCGCGAGCGGCCGGACGTCCTGCACCTCCACAATCCGTATCCGCTGCTGTCGCCGGGAGTGGTCCGGACCGCGCATCGCCACGGCGTGCCGGTGGTCCAGACCGTCCACAACTACCGACAGGTATGCGCACCGGGGCTGTACTTCAGGGACGGCCACGTCTGCACCGACTGCAAGGGCAAGGCCTTCGCGCTGCCGGCGATCCAGCACCGGTGCTACCGCGGCTCGGCCGCGCAGAGCGCGATCATGGCGACGACGCTGGCCGTCCACCGGGGCACCTGGCATTCCGTCGACCGCTACATCGCGTTGACCGAGAGCATCGCCGCCCATCTGCGGGACTACGGCATCCCGCCGGAGCGGATCGCCATCAAGCCGAACGCCGTCGAGGACCCCGGGCCTCCTGCGCCGGTGGGCGAGGGCGTCCTGTTCGCCGGGCGGCTGTCCCCGGAGAAGGGCCTGGGCATCCTGCTCGACGCCTGGCGCCGGACCGAGCCGGGGACGCTGGGCACGCTGCGTATCGCCGGGGACGGCGAGCTGCGGCCGCTGGCCGAGGCCGCCGCGGCCGAGCGGTCGGACGTCGACTACCTGGGACCGCGCGATCGGGCGGGCGTACGCGAGCTGATGCGCGCGTCCGCGTTGGTCACGGTTCCGTCCACCTGGTTCGAGCCGCTCTCGACGGTGATCATCGAGGCGCTCGCCAACGGGCGTCCCGTCCTCGGCACCGCCCTGGGCGGCAGCCCGTACCTCATCGACTCGGCGGGCTGGGTCGTCGCGCCGACCGCCGACGCGCTCGCCGGAGTGCTGCCGCTCGCCGTCAAGGAAGCGGGTTCGCTGGCGCAGGGCGCGCGGGAGCGTTACCTGGCCAACTTCCATCCCGATGTGGTGACGAGCCGCCTCATCGACATCTACTCGTCCGTCGCCGGATCGCGGCGCGCCTAG
- a CDS encoding CDP-alcohol phosphatidyltransferase family protein yields MPSVRDFYQVNRGGGLFSEAVSQRLGAATAYAASRAGLRPTTLTLANLLVGLAVSVIVVLRADSWAGWIGVLALVGWQVAYVLDCSDGQLARVTGQRSAAGARIDILCDVASQIALVTAISAVAAARSDAPVWLLTMFAGTWMVNLITSVLQSGPNADSMMPSQSLPVRVVKLVRDPGVVFLLAGLVLAIQADWAVWYAAAFTFVNGGFLLASIAFTARKAYQPS; encoded by the coding sequence ATGCCGTCCGTCCGTGACTTCTACCAGGTCAACCGCGGTGGCGGGCTGTTCTCTGAGGCCGTCAGCCAGCGCCTGGGCGCGGCGACGGCGTACGCGGCCTCCCGGGCCGGCCTCCGGCCGACGACGCTGACGCTGGCCAACCTGCTCGTCGGGCTGGCCGTCTCGGTGATCGTCGTGCTGCGCGCCGACTCCTGGGCCGGCTGGATCGGCGTCCTCGCCCTGGTCGGTTGGCAGGTGGCGTACGTGCTGGACTGCTCGGACGGTCAGCTCGCCCGGGTCACCGGCCAGCGCTCGGCCGCCGGCGCCCGCATCGACATCCTCTGTGACGTGGCCTCCCAGATCGCCCTCGTCACGGCGATCTCGGCGGTGGCGGCGGCCCGCTCGGACGCGCCGGTCTGGCTGCTCACCATGTTCGCCGGGACCTGGATGGTCAACCTCATCACGAGCGTGCTCCAGTCCGGCCCGAACGCGGACTCGATGATGCCGTCGCAATCGCTGCCCGTCCGGGTGGTCAAGCTGGTCCGCGACCCCGGCGTGGTGTTCCTGCTCGCCGGGCTCGTCCTGGCGATCCAGGCCGACTGGGCCGTCTGGTACGCCGCCGCGTTCACCTTCGTCAACGGCGGATTCCTGCTCGCCAGCATCGCCTTCACGGCGCGCAAGGCGTACCAGCCGAGCTGA
- a CDS encoding iron-containing alcohol dehydrogenase family protein has product MPLLTRSVQAPLTIDVRRGAVASLGKLLADGRVSANGEVAIVVGPGQGEKIAELIAPTLKNAQILHVTGGTLESALELGTQLRNLSVDAVVGIGGGKTVDTTKYAATRYGLPMVTVATSLANDGIASPTATLDHDGARPSYGVHIPLAVFVDLDFVESGPDSQTKAGIGDVLCKISAVADWELSARETGEPIDGLAVAMARSSAEALINHPGSITDDGYLITLAEGLIMAGLSMAVAGTSRPASGGCHEISHSMNILKPGHGSHGEQVGLGGLFCTFLRGDQSRFQQMSRVLARHGLPRLPADLGLSLDDFVEVAEFAPKTRPERYTILEHLGVGATMSRAKLRTLVEDYVDAVRP; this is encoded by the coding sequence ATGCCGCTACTGACCCGTTCGGTCCAGGCGCCGCTGACCATCGACGTCCGCCGGGGTGCCGTGGCCAGCCTCGGCAAGCTGCTCGCCGACGGCCGGGTGTCCGCCAACGGTGAGGTCGCCATCGTCGTCGGCCCCGGGCAGGGCGAGAAGATCGCCGAGCTGATCGCGCCGACCCTCAAGAACGCGCAGATCCTCCACGTCACCGGCGGCACTCTCGAGTCCGCACTAGAGCTGGGTACGCAGCTGCGCAACCTGAGCGTCGACGCGGTGGTGGGCATCGGCGGTGGCAAGACCGTCGACACCACCAAGTACGCCGCCACCCGCTATGGGCTGCCGATGGTGACCGTCGCGACGAGCCTGGCCAACGACGGGATCGCCTCCCCGACCGCCACCCTCGACCATGACGGGGCGCGCCCGTCCTACGGCGTGCACATCCCGCTGGCGGTCTTCGTCGACCTGGACTTCGTCGAGTCCGGGCCGGACAGCCAGACCAAGGCGGGCATCGGGGACGTGCTCTGCAAGATCAGCGCGGTCGCCGACTGGGAGCTGTCCGCCCGGGAGACCGGCGAACCGATCGACGGCCTCGCGGTGGCCATGGCCCGATCGAGTGCCGAGGCGCTGATCAACCATCCCGGTTCGATCACCGACGACGGGTACCTGATCACCTTGGCCGAGGGTCTCATCATGGCGGGGCTGTCGATGGCGGTTGCCGGCACGTCGCGCCCGGCCAGCGGCGGCTGCCACGAGATCTCGCACTCGATGAACATCCTGAAGCCGGGGCACGGCAGCCACGGCGAGCAGGTCGGTCTCGGCGGTCTCTTCTGCACCTTCCTGCGCGGCGACCAGTCCCGCTTCCAGCAGATGTCGAGGGTGCTCGCCCGGCACGGGCTCCCCCGGCTCCCCGCCGACCTGGGCCTGTCGCTGGACGACTTCGTCGAGGTCGCCGAGTTCGCCCCCAAGACCCGGCCCGAGCGCTACACGATCCTGGAACACCTGGGCGTGGGCGCTACGATGTCGCGGGCCAAGCTGCGCACCCTGGTGGAGGACTACGTCGATGCCGTCCGTCCGTGA